The following proteins are encoded in a genomic region of Saccharopolyspora antimicrobica:
- a CDS encoding SDR family NAD(P)-dependent oxidoreductase — protein MTSLAGKVALITGGGRGIGAGIAERLAADGADVAITYNTGAERADAVVGKISGTGRRGLAIAAPATDAAAVANAVQRTVDEFGRLDVLVNNAGIYTYGTIDELTLDQFDEIVAVHVRAVFVAVQAAIAHLPEGGRIINIGSNLAERVPGPGLSLYSLSKSALVGFTKGLARDLGPRGITANVVQPGSTDTEMNPADGPEADAERALTALGRYATPADIAATVAHLAGESGRNITGTSITVDGGANA, from the coding sequence ATGACGTCACTAGCGGGCAAGGTTGCTCTGATTACCGGCGGCGGACGCGGGATCGGGGCCGGGATCGCCGAACGGCTGGCCGCCGACGGCGCCGATGTCGCGATCACCTACAACACCGGTGCCGAGCGGGCCGACGCCGTCGTCGGGAAGATCTCGGGAACCGGTCGCCGCGGTCTGGCGATCGCCGCACCCGCCACCGACGCCGCAGCGGTGGCGAACGCGGTTCAGCGCACTGTCGACGAGTTCGGCCGGCTGGACGTCCTGGTCAACAACGCCGGGATCTACACCTACGGCACGATCGACGAGCTGACCCTCGACCAGTTCGACGAGATCGTCGCCGTCCACGTGCGCGCGGTGTTCGTGGCGGTGCAGGCCGCCATCGCCCACCTGCCCGAAGGCGGGCGGATCATCAACATCGGGAGCAATCTCGCCGAACGGGTTCCCGGCCCCGGCCTGAGCCTGTACTCGCTGAGCAAGTCCGCGCTGGTCGGCTTCACCAAGGGCCTCGCCCGCGACCTGGGCCCGCGCGGCATCACGGCCAACGTGGTCCAACCCGGCTCGACCGACACCGAGATGAACCCGGCCGACGGGCCGGAGGCCGACGCCGAACGGGCGCTGACCGCGCTCGGCCGCTACGCCACGCCCGCCGACATCGCGGCGACCGTCGCGCACCTCGCCGGGGAATCCGGTCGCAACATCACGGGCACCTCGATCACCGTCGACGGCGGCGCCAACGCCTGA
- a CDS encoding TetR/AcrR family transcriptional regulator, protein MPPPGRPRSFDRAAALRAAMELFWERGYEATSLTDLTTAMGISSPSLYAAFGSKENLFRETIALYNSADEAVGEHSLGKHPTARESIEAMLRDNADAYVDPGTPRGCMVVLAATNCGPDNQRVQDFLAECRRDDHRAVRARLDRAVAEGDVPEDADLEAIASFYLTVLQGLSIQARDGCSRETAHAIIDCAMSAWPGLVGEPQSRAG, encoded by the coding sequence ATGCCGCCGCCAGGTCGACCGCGCAGCTTCGACCGCGCAGCCGCGCTGCGGGCCGCGATGGAGCTGTTCTGGGAAAGGGGCTACGAGGCGACGTCGCTGACCGACCTCACGACGGCGATGGGCATCAGCTCACCGAGCCTCTACGCCGCCTTCGGCTCCAAGGAGAACCTCTTCCGCGAAACGATCGCCCTCTACAACAGCGCTGATGAAGCGGTGGGGGAGCACTCGCTCGGGAAGCACCCGACTGCGCGTGAGTCGATCGAGGCGATGCTGCGCGACAACGCCGACGCCTATGTGGACCCCGGCACGCCGCGCGGTTGCATGGTCGTGCTCGCGGCGACCAACTGCGGGCCGGACAACCAGCGCGTCCAGGACTTCCTCGCCGAATGCCGCAGGGACGACCACCGCGCGGTCCGCGCGCGGCTGGACCGCGCGGTCGCCGAGGGAGACGTCCCGGAAGATGCCGATCTGGAGGCGATCGCCTCGTTCTACCTGACCGTCCTGCAGGGCTTGTCGATCCAGGCCCGCGACGGCTGCTCCCGCGAAACCGCGCACGCGATCATCGACTGCGCGATGTCGGCTTGGCCCGGCCTGGTCGGCGAGCCGCAGTCGCGGGCGGGATGA
- a CDS encoding DUF202 domain-containing protein, translating to MARRPEGPWDPGLQIERTTLAWLRTTLAFVIGLLVLLRLMGHVNLLAALICAALALPLGLTIGWLLWRRHLDGERRLRERAPLPGGALPAAVTALAVVAGCSGLAFVLFA from the coding sequence ATGGCGCGACGGCCCGAGGGCCCGTGGGATCCGGGCTTGCAGATCGAGCGCACCACCCTCGCCTGGTTGCGAACGACGCTCGCGTTCGTCATCGGACTGCTGGTGCTGCTGCGGCTCATGGGCCACGTGAACTTGCTGGCCGCGCTGATCTGCGCGGCACTGGCGCTGCCGCTCGGGCTGACCATCGGCTGGCTGCTCTGGCGCCGCCACCTCGACGGCGAACGCCGCCTGCGCGAACGAGCGCCGCTCCCCGGCGGAGCGCTGCCGGCGGCGGTGACGGCGCTGGCGGTTGTGGCGGGCTGCTCCGGCCTGGCCTTCGTGCTCTTCGCCTGA
- a CDS encoding YidH family protein — MASDREEHSRWPKRLYEQGDEPDPRFTLANERTFLAWIRTALALMAGGVGIEALNAVTGHPNPLRTALAVALLLAGVLCSATAFTRWMTTERALRQGRPLPAPRLAPALGYGLGVIGVASCVLLLLTGV; from the coding sequence ATGGCATCCGACCGGGAAGAGCATTCGCGCTGGCCCAAGCGGCTCTACGAGCAGGGCGACGAACCCGATCCCCGGTTCACCCTCGCCAACGAGCGCACCTTCCTGGCCTGGATCCGCACCGCGCTGGCGCTGATGGCGGGCGGCGTCGGCATCGAAGCGCTCAACGCGGTCACCGGCCACCCGAATCCACTCCGGACAGCCCTGGCGGTGGCGCTGCTGCTCGCCGGGGTGCTCTGCAGCGCAACGGCTTTCACGCGGTGGATGACCACCGAGCGCGCCTTGCGGCAGGGCCGCCCGCTGCCCGCGCCGCGCCTGGCACCGGCGCTCGGGTACGGGCTGGGCGTGATCGGGGTGGCCTCCTGCGTCCTGCTGCTGCTCACCGGGGTCTGA
- a CDS encoding SSI family serine proteinase inhibitor → MVETRLTGRIFLAAATLAGTALAPALANAEPAAEANWSTLNLTVSSANRDEVPRNAVLNCHPAGGTHPHALSACQTLNAVGGDLTKLTEAQSTCNFIHKPVTYTARGTWQGRPVTFEKTYSNKCIADASTGKVFAF, encoded by the coding sequence ATGGTCGAAACACGGCTCACCGGCCGCATCTTCCTCGCCGCAGCCACCCTCGCGGGCACTGCACTCGCCCCGGCGCTGGCCAACGCGGAACCCGCGGCGGAAGCGAACTGGAGCACCCTGAACCTCACGGTCAGCAGCGCGAATCGCGACGAGGTCCCGCGGAACGCCGTGCTGAACTGTCATCCGGCGGGCGGTACGCACCCGCACGCCCTCTCCGCCTGCCAGACGCTCAACGCGGTCGGCGGTGATCTCACCAAGCTCACCGAAGCGCAGAGCACGTGCAACTTCATCCACAAGCCGGTGACCTACACCGCGCGCGGCACCTGGCAGGGACGGCCGGTCACCTTCGAGAAGACCTACTCGAACAAGTGCATCGCGGATGCCTCCACCGGCAAGGTGTTCGCCTTCTGA
- a CDS encoding MFS transporter produces the protein MASAPAGPDRVAVRKAAFASAVGNTIELYDFLIYGTAAAVVFNKLFFPSGDPWVGALLAFATFGAGFLARPLGAAVIGHFGDLVGRKRMLVITLSVTGVCTALIGLLPTYHQVGVWAPLLLVTLRVIQGFFLGGEQGGAVLMAVEHAPPHRHGWYGGWTFLGSPTGMFLATGAFAGATAISGDQFLTWGWRLPFLVSLVLVGVGLYVRLRLAESPEFAKIRQRGERARLPVAEAFARSWRQIVLSAGVNLGFNTFIFILTTFLLTYGTEKLGATRDVMLLGSLCGSAAQIAGILLFSHLSDRLGRTQVMLGGGIFLAVYAFPMFWLLDTANPALIVLAMTLGYAGSAAVFGPMAAFCAELFATKVRYTGVSLGYQSGSVLGGGLSPVVATALLSFSGGASWPIAAYLVAGALVTVICLVITGEPTRWAESERE, from the coding sequence ATGGCATCGGCACCCGCGGGCCCGGACCGCGTCGCGGTGCGCAAGGCCGCGTTCGCCAGCGCGGTCGGCAACACGATCGAGCTCTACGACTTCCTGATCTACGGCACCGCGGCCGCCGTGGTGTTCAACAAGCTGTTCTTCCCCTCCGGAGACCCGTGGGTGGGCGCGCTGCTGGCGTTCGCCACCTTCGGGGCCGGGTTCCTCGCCCGGCCGCTGGGCGCCGCGGTCATCGGGCACTTCGGCGACTTGGTGGGCCGCAAGCGGATGCTCGTGATCACCCTGAGCGTGACCGGTGTGTGCACGGCGCTGATCGGATTGCTGCCCACCTACCACCAGGTCGGTGTGTGGGCGCCGCTGCTGCTCGTGACGTTGCGCGTGATCCAGGGCTTCTTCCTCGGCGGGGAACAGGGCGGCGCGGTGCTGATGGCGGTGGAGCACGCCCCGCCGCACCGGCACGGCTGGTACGGCGGGTGGACGTTCCTGGGCTCGCCGACCGGGATGTTCCTGGCCACCGGCGCGTTCGCCGGGGCCACCGCCATCTCCGGCGACCAGTTCCTCACCTGGGGATGGCGACTTCCGTTCCTGGTGAGCCTGGTGCTGGTCGGGGTCGGCCTGTACGTGCGGCTGCGGCTGGCCGAGAGCCCGGAGTTCGCGAAGATCCGCCAGCGCGGCGAGCGCGCCAGGCTGCCGGTGGCCGAGGCGTTCGCGCGCTCCTGGCGGCAGATCGTGCTGTCGGCCGGGGTCAACCTGGGCTTCAACACGTTCATCTTCATCCTGACCACGTTCCTGCTGACCTACGGCACCGAGAAGCTGGGCGCGACCCGCGACGTGATGCTGCTGGGCAGCCTGTGCGGATCGGCGGCGCAGATCGCCGGGATCCTGCTGTTCTCCCACCTCTCGGACCGCCTCGGCCGCACCCAGGTGATGCTCGGCGGCGGGATCTTCCTCGCGGTGTACGCCTTCCCGATGTTCTGGCTGCTGGACACCGCGAACCCGGCGCTGATCGTGCTGGCGATGACCCTGGGCTACGCCGGTTCGGCGGCGGTCTTCGGGCCGATGGCGGCGTTCTGCGCCGAGCTGTTCGCCACGAAGGTCCGCTACACCGGGGTGTCCCTGGGCTACCAGAGCGGCTCGGTGCTCGGCGGCGGGTTGTCCCCGGTGGTGGCGACGGCGCTGCTGAGCTTCTCCGGCGGCGCGTCCTGGCCCATCGCCGCGTACCTGGTGGCCGGTGCGCTGGTCACGGTGATCTGCCTGGTGATCACCGGCGAGCCGACCAGGTGGGCCGAGTCCGAGCGGGAGTGA
- a CDS encoding VOC family protein: protein MTIEPIIITSDIDRLQGFYRAVFGAEEASRVPAEGTVFFLGLQIRGAGLGLVQDDAAKPGEPGRVLLNFFVDNVDEVLARVAPAGGEVLGPPNDMPWGQRVAHVKDPDGNAVNLTQPI from the coding sequence ATGACCATCGAACCGATCATCATCACGTCGGACATCGATCGCTTGCAGGGCTTCTACCGGGCGGTGTTCGGCGCCGAGGAGGCCTCGCGCGTGCCAGCCGAGGGCACCGTCTTCTTCCTCGGCCTGCAGATCCGCGGCGCCGGGCTCGGGCTCGTCCAGGACGACGCGGCGAAACCCGGCGAGCCGGGCCGTGTCCTGCTCAACTTCTTCGTCGACAACGTCGACGAAGTGCTGGCACGGGTCGCACCGGCGGGCGGCGAGGTGCTGGGGCCGCCCAACGACATGCCGTGGGGCCAGCGCGTCGCGCACGTCAAGGACCCGGACGGCAACGCGGTGAACCTCACCCAGCCGATCTGA
- a CDS encoding AMP-dependent synthetase/ligase produces MSDSEAWATAALETTVPQLFSRNVAQFPQEPALTDGDRTLTWEQAQQEVQVLAAGLAALGLQRGQTVLIMVPNRVEHWLIDVAATHLGAVPSTLYPTLSQDQVHYIAHHSRAKIVVLDGADQLRRWSKTLRNASAIEHVAVLDEQVMVSADERFRTWDRLRALGEQRLREDPELVQRASAATNPADPAAILYTSGTTGEQKGVVLTHRNICFAAASLHQATQAERHAPRICYLPLAHIAERMVGIYAAIHDVAHVHFCADPKQLPATLARARPALFFAVPRIWEKLAAALRGIPAEQRTSQARRLRSRLGLDRATWPASGAAPIDSELVELFSTIGVDIFELWGMTETSGCATTNHAGANRPGTVGRAVPGVELRIGDDGEVLVRGPLVCAGYLEPDGVIRPAADADGWLRTGDIGVLDDDGFLSITDRKKELIISAGGKNIAPTAVENALRAHPLLGHALVFGDRRPYLVALLVLDEDAAPKWARERGISFNSLRELAEHPAVQSEVATAVAAANSRLNRPEQVKQYRVLAHSWGVEGGELTPTLKLKRRVIHEKYADIIDQLYAT; encoded by the coding sequence ATGAGCGATTCGGAAGCATGGGCGACCGCAGCGCTGGAGACGACTGTCCCGCAGTTGTTCTCGCGCAACGTCGCGCAGTTCCCGCAGGAGCCCGCGCTGACCGACGGCGATCGGACGCTGACCTGGGAGCAGGCCCAGCAGGAGGTCCAGGTGCTGGCCGCCGGTCTCGCCGCGCTCGGCCTGCAACGCGGCCAGACCGTGCTGATCATGGTGCCGAACCGGGTCGAGCACTGGCTGATCGACGTGGCGGCCACCCACCTCGGCGCCGTACCCAGCACCCTCTACCCCACGCTCAGCCAGGACCAGGTGCACTACATCGCCCACCACAGCCGCGCCAAGATCGTGGTGCTCGACGGAGCCGATCAGCTGCGCCGCTGGTCCAAGACACTGCGCAACGCCTCCGCCATCGAGCACGTCGCGGTGCTCGACGAACAGGTGATGGTGTCGGCCGACGAGCGGTTCCGGACGTGGGACCGGCTCCGGGCGCTCGGCGAGCAGCGCTTGCGCGAAGATCCCGAGCTGGTGCAGCGGGCCTCGGCGGCGACCAACCCGGCGGACCCGGCCGCGATCCTCTACACCTCCGGCACCACGGGCGAGCAGAAGGGCGTGGTGCTGACCCACCGCAACATCTGCTTCGCCGCGGCGTCCCTGCACCAGGCCACGCAAGCCGAACGGCACGCGCCGCGGATCTGCTACCTGCCGCTGGCCCACATCGCCGAGCGCATGGTGGGGATCTACGCGGCCATCCACGACGTCGCCCACGTGCACTTCTGCGCCGATCCGAAGCAGCTGCCCGCGACGCTGGCCCGCGCCCGGCCGGCGCTGTTCTTCGCCGTCCCGAGGATCTGGGAGAAGCTCGCCGCCGCGCTCCGCGGCATCCCGGCCGAGCAGCGCACCTCGCAGGCGCGGCGGTTGCGCTCCCGGCTCGGGCTCGACCGCGCCACGTGGCCGGCCAGCGGTGCCGCCCCGATCGACAGCGAGCTGGTGGAGCTGTTCAGCACCATCGGCGTGGACATCTTCGAGCTGTGGGGCATGACCGAGACGTCCGGCTGCGCGACCACCAACCACGCGGGCGCGAACCGCCCCGGCACGGTGGGCCGCGCGGTTCCCGGAGTGGAGCTGCGGATCGGCGACGACGGCGAAGTGCTGGTGCGCGGCCCGCTGGTGTGCGCGGGCTACCTCGAACCGGACGGCGTGATCCGCCCGGCCGCCGATGCCGACGGGTGGCTGCGCACCGGCGACATCGGAGTCCTCGACGACGACGGTTTCCTGAGCATCACCGACCGCAAGAAGGAGCTGATCATCTCCGCCGGTGGCAAGAACATCGCGCCCACCGCGGTGGAGAACGCGCTGCGCGCGCATCCGCTGCTCGGCCACGCGCTGGTGTTCGGCGACCGCCGCCCGTACCTGGTCGCGCTGCTGGTACTCGACGAGGACGCGGCGCCGAAGTGGGCGCGCGAACGCGGAATCTCCTTCAACTCCCTGCGCGAACTGGCCGAGCACCCGGCGGTCCAGTCCGAAGTGGCCACCGCGGTGGCGGCCGCGAACTCCCGGCTGAACCGGCCGGAACAGGTGAAGCAGTACCGGGTTCTCGCCCACTCGTGGGGCGTCGAGGGCGGCGAGCTGACCCCGACGCTGAAGCTCAAGCGCCGGGTGATCCACGAGAAGTACGCCGACATCATCGACCAGCTCTACGCCACCTGA
- a CDS encoding MerR family transcriptional regulator, translating to MLRTADEELTIDELAARAGVTVRTVRFYSSRGLLPPPRLRGRLGLYGGDHLARLDLIRELQALGFTLSAIERHLARLPEDASPDDLALQRALIAPWTDEHAEDLERHELDRRAGRHLDDELVDQLIDLGILQRIPGSTALRAPSPAMLGVGLQILDLDLPSEMLVQAKAIVEQHTAQIAAELRELFAANVLRPYVERGRPEDERERVRATTDQLRPLTIQVLVNGFQRAVNDVIRDHV from the coding sequence ATGCTCCGAACTGCGGACGAAGAGCTCACCATCGACGAACTGGCCGCCCGCGCCGGAGTCACCGTGCGGACCGTCCGGTTCTACTCCTCGCGCGGTCTGCTGCCGCCGCCCCGCCTGCGCGGCCGGCTCGGCCTCTACGGCGGCGACCACCTCGCGCGGCTCGACCTCATCCGGGAGCTGCAGGCGCTCGGCTTCACGCTGTCGGCGATCGAACGCCACCTGGCGCGCCTGCCCGAGGACGCCTCGCCCGATGATCTCGCCCTGCAGCGCGCGCTCATAGCGCCGTGGACCGACGAGCACGCCGAAGACCTGGAGCGCCACGAGCTCGACCGCCGCGCCGGGCGGCACCTGGACGACGAGCTGGTCGACCAGCTGATCGATCTCGGCATCCTGCAGCGGATCCCGGGGTCCACCGCCTTGCGGGCGCCCAGCCCGGCGATGCTCGGAGTCGGGCTGCAGATCCTCGACCTGGATCTGCCGTCGGAGATGCTGGTGCAGGCGAAGGCGATCGTCGAGCAGCACACCGCGCAGATCGCCGCCGAGCTGCGCGAGCTGTTCGCCGCGAACGTGCTGCGCCCCTACGTCGAGCGCGGCCGCCCGGAGGACGAGCGGGAACGGGTCCGCGCCACGACCGACCAGCTGCGCCCGCTGACGATCCAGGTGCTGGTCAACGGGTTCCAGCGGGCCGTCAACGACGTCATCCGCGACCACGTCTGA
- the lepB gene encoding signal peptidase I, whose protein sequence is MVAVDDRRRSTRSGPTRWVSWTLAATVMAVGLLACVGASTVLWTNYAIYPVSAPDMSNTVQPGEDVIVAVTGGRDVQRGDVVVFDGSSWSFDESFIKRVVAVGGDAVSCCDQQGRIQVNGTPISEDYVRHDDPSGEQAGQLPFEEVVPQGMVFVLGDWRANSADSRVHRDQQGRGSIPVSAIAGPVVGIHEPWTTPRDVPTTSAFTDVGLATPAPADQRYAYLFWAAPVGALLCGIGFVWLLVLAVTALVRRSRRRESPFPR, encoded by the coding sequence ATGGTCGCGGTGGACGACCGCCGACGCTCGACGAGGTCCGGCCCCACCCGGTGGGTTTCGTGGACGTTGGCCGCAACAGTCATGGCCGTCGGTCTGCTGGCCTGCGTCGGGGCGTCGACCGTGTTGTGGACCAACTACGCGATCTACCCCGTCTCGGCCCCCGACATGAGCAACACCGTGCAGCCCGGCGAGGACGTGATCGTCGCTGTGACCGGTGGTCGCGACGTGCAGCGGGGCGACGTCGTCGTCTTCGACGGGTCGTCCTGGTCCTTCGACGAGTCGTTCATCAAGAGGGTCGTCGCGGTCGGCGGGGACGCGGTCTCCTGCTGCGACCAGCAGGGCCGGATCCAGGTGAACGGTACGCCGATCTCCGAGGACTACGTCCGCCACGACGATCCCTCGGGCGAGCAGGCCGGGCAGTTGCCGTTCGAGGAGGTCGTGCCCCAGGGCATGGTCTTCGTCCTCGGTGACTGGCGGGCGAACTCCGCGGACTCCCGGGTTCATCGCGACCAGCAAGGGCGGGGGAGCATCCCCGTTTCCGCGATCGCGGGACCGGTGGTGGGAATCCACGAGCCGTGGACCACCCCGAGGGACGTGCCGACGACCTCGGCGTTCACCGATGTCGGCCTGGCCACGCCCGCTCCAGCGGATCAGCGCTACGCCTACTTGTTCTGGGCAGCACCCGTCGGCGCATTGCTCTGCGGGATCGGCTTCGTGTGGCTCCTGGTCCTCGCGGTGACCGCGCTCGTGCGCAGGTCGCGACGAAGAGAGAGCCCTTTCCCGCGCTGA
- a CDS encoding CaiB/BaiF CoA transferase family protein → MTRTGGPLAGVKVVELAGIGPAPFCAMLLADLGAEVVRVDRPTASGGEGDLLNRGKRSVQVDLKHERGAEAVLALVEQADVLLEGLRPGVTERLGVGPEQCWAVNPRLVYGRMTGWGQQGPLAPTAGHDIDYIALTGMLHAIGRQGGPPQVPANLLGDFGGGAMYLAVGVLAALLEARTSGRGQVVDAAIVDGAAHLGAMLFGFLGTGGWKTERGTNLLDTGAPYYDVYETADGEYVSVGALEPQFYAELVQRLGVAEVVPDRDDPANWPRLREIFAETFRQRTRQEWTEVFDGTDACVAPVLSMTEAAEHPHVAARESLVRRDGVLQPAPAPRFSRTPNPEPGPVATPGSDTEAVVRDWKIPQDLLDSGAFGTQR, encoded by the coding sequence GTGACGCGAACAGGTGGACCGCTGGCCGGAGTCAAGGTCGTCGAACTGGCCGGGATCGGCCCGGCGCCGTTCTGCGCGATGTTGCTCGCCGACCTCGGAGCCGAGGTGGTCCGAGTGGACCGGCCGACGGCCTCCGGCGGCGAAGGCGATCTGCTCAACCGCGGCAAGCGGTCGGTGCAGGTCGACCTCAAGCACGAGCGCGGCGCGGAAGCCGTGCTCGCCCTGGTCGAACAGGCCGATGTGCTGCTCGAAGGGCTGCGACCCGGCGTCACCGAGCGGCTGGGCGTGGGACCGGAGCAGTGCTGGGCGGTCAACCCGCGGCTCGTCTACGGGCGGATGACGGGCTGGGGTCAGCAGGGGCCGCTGGCGCCGACCGCGGGGCACGACATCGACTACATCGCGCTGACCGGCATGCTGCACGCGATCGGCCGCCAGGGCGGCCCGCCGCAGGTACCGGCGAACCTGCTCGGCGACTTCGGCGGCGGTGCGATGTACCTGGCAGTCGGGGTGCTGGCGGCGTTGCTGGAAGCGCGCACGAGCGGCCGCGGGCAGGTCGTCGACGCGGCCATCGTGGACGGTGCCGCGCACCTCGGCGCGATGCTGTTCGGATTCCTGGGCACCGGTGGCTGGAAGACCGAGCGCGGCACGAACCTGCTGGACACTGGCGCCCCCTATTACGACGTCTACGAAACGGCCGACGGCGAGTACGTGTCGGTCGGCGCGCTGGAACCGCAGTTCTACGCCGAACTGGTGCAACGGCTGGGCGTGGCCGAGGTGGTTCCCGACCGCGACGACCCGGCGAACTGGCCGCGGCTGCGGGAGATCTTCGCCGAGACCTTCCGGCAGCGCACCCGCCAGGAGTGGACCGAGGTGTTCGACGGCACCGACGCGTGCGTGGCCCCGGTGCTGTCCATGACCGAAGCCGCGGAACACCCGCACGTGGCGGCCCGGGAGTCCCTGGTGCGCCGCGACGGCGTGCTGCAACCGGCGCCGGCTCCGCGCTTCAGCCGCACCCCGAACCCCGAGCCGGGACCGGTGGCGACGCCCGGTTCGGACACCGAAGCCGTGGTGCGGGACTGGAAGATCCCGCAGGACCTGCTCGACTCGGGCGCCTTCGGCACACAGCGCTGA
- a CDS encoding acyl-CoA dehydrogenase family protein → MRRELFEPEHEAFRETVRTFVNKELVPHVEEWEAAGVVSRDAWLAAGAQGLLGFAVDERYGGGGVDDFRFNVVFDEELVNAGVSGFGSPLHNDIVAPYLLALATEEQKQRWLPGFCSGETITAIAMTEPGAGSDLQGIRTSAVRDGDDFILNGQKTFITNGILADLVIVVARTDPDAGHEGISLLVVERGMPGFERGRNLDKIGLKSQDTAELFFNDVRVPTTNLLGEEGQGFIYLMQNLPQERLSIAVASAAIAEKVLGATKEYCKDRTAFGRPIGKFQHVRFELAEMATEVEIGRVFTDRCVQDHVRGELDIEHAAMAKWWLSELNKRVVDRCLQLHGGYGFMTEYPVAKAFLDSRVQTIYGGTTEIMKEIIGRSMGF, encoded by the coding sequence ATGCGCAGGGAGTTGTTCGAGCCCGAGCACGAGGCGTTCCGCGAAACGGTGCGCACGTTCGTCAACAAGGAGCTCGTGCCGCACGTCGAGGAGTGGGAAGCCGCCGGAGTAGTCAGCCGGGACGCCTGGCTGGCGGCCGGCGCGCAGGGGCTGCTCGGCTTCGCCGTCGACGAGCGCTACGGCGGTGGTGGTGTCGACGACTTCCGGTTCAACGTCGTGTTCGACGAGGAGCTGGTCAACGCGGGCGTCTCCGGCTTCGGCTCGCCGCTGCACAACGACATCGTCGCGCCCTACCTGCTGGCGCTCGCCACCGAGGAGCAGAAGCAGCGCTGGCTGCCGGGCTTCTGCTCGGGCGAGACGATCACCGCGATCGCCATGACCGAACCCGGCGCGGGCAGCGACCTGCAGGGCATCCGCACCAGCGCGGTGCGCGACGGCGACGACTTCATCCTCAACGGGCAGAAGACGTTCATCACCAACGGCATCCTCGCCGACCTGGTGATCGTGGTGGCCCGCACCGATCCCGACGCCGGGCACGAGGGCATCAGCCTGCTGGTGGTGGAGCGCGGCATGCCCGGCTTCGAGCGCGGCCGCAACCTGGACAAGATCGGCCTGAAGTCGCAGGACACCGCGGAGCTGTTCTTCAACGACGTGCGGGTGCCCACCACCAACCTGCTCGGCGAGGAGGGGCAGGGCTTCATCTACCTGATGCAGAACCTGCCGCAGGAGCGGCTGTCGATCGCGGTCGCCTCGGCGGCCATCGCCGAGAAGGTGCTGGGCGCGACCAAGGAGTACTGCAAGGACCGCACCGCGTTCGGCCGGCCGATCGGCAAGTTCCAGCACGTCCGCTTCGAACTGGCGGAGATGGCCACCGAGGTCGAGATCGGCCGCGTGTTCACCGACCGCTGCGTGCAGGACCACGTGCGCGGTGAGCTCGACATCGAGCACGCCGCGATGGCGAAGTGGTGGCTCAGCGAGCTGAACAAGCGCGTGGTGGACCGCTGCCTGCAGCTGCACGGCGGCTACGGGTTCATGACGGAGTACCCGGTCGCCAAGGCGTTCCTGGACTCCCGCGTCCAGACCATCTACGGCGGCACCACCGAGATCATGAAGGAGATCATCGGTCGCTCCATGGGGTTCTGA